Sequence from the Curtobacterium sp. MCLR17_007 genome:
CGCCGAGCCACTGCACCAGTTCGTCGTCGTTGAGCCGCTCACCGTGCTGCAGGGTGCCGTCCCGGAGGGCGGCGAGCATCTTCTCGTAGACGACGTCGCGCAGGAGCTTGCGGGGCGAGGTCTCGACCGTGGACTTGGGGACCGGCATCAGGAACTCCACTCAGTGGCGCGTGTGTGACATGCCGATCCTAACGTGTTGATGTGCAAGCGCTTGTGAAATGCGGTGCGACTGCATCTCAGCGGCGGACGTCGACGATCGTGCGTCCGTGCACCCGTCCGGCGACCACTTCTGGGCCGACCGCGATCGCGTCGGACAGCGTGACCGTGCGCGTCACGTCGGTGAGCAGCGCGGGGTCGAGTTCAGCGGCGAGCAGGTCCCAGGCCTGCCGGCGGAGCGCAGCCGGGGCGTCCACCGAGTTGATGCCGAGCAGGGAGACCCCGCGCAGGATGAAGGGCAGCACGGTGGTGTGCAGCTCGACGTCCTGCGCCAGGCCGCACGCCGTCACGGCCCCGCCCCACCGGGTCGACGCGAGCAGGTTCGCCAGGGTCGCTCCACCGACGCTGTCCACCGCGCCGGCCCAGGTCGCCTTCTGCATGGGCCGGCCGCGGTCGCTGAGCGTGGCACGGTCGACGACGTCCGTCGCACCGAGGGCACGGAGCGCATCGGCGTTCCCGGTGCGGCCCGTCGACGCGGTCACCCGGTACCCCCGACCGGCCAGCAGGGGGATCGCGACCGACCCGACGCCGCCGGAGGACCCGGTCACCAGGACCGGCCCGTCGGTGGGGTCCACGAACCGTGCGAGGGCGAGCACGCTGAGCGCGGCGGTGAACCCGGCGGTGCCGATCGCCGCCGCGAAGTCGTCGCCGACGCCGTCGGGCAGCACGACGAGGGCGTCGGCGGGCACGACGGCCCTGGTCGTCCAGCCGCCGTGCCGGTTCTCGCCCGCGCCGGCACCGTTGAGCACCACGCGGTCGCCGATCCGGACCTGGTGCACGCCCGGTCCGACCGCGGCCACGGTGCCGACGACGTCGATCCCGGGCACGAGCGGGTCGATCCGCGCGACGCCGGGGTCACGCGCCAGGGCGAGCCCGTCCTTGTAGTTGACGCTCGAGTACACGACGTCGACGAGGGCCTCGCCCTCACCGGCGTCCGGGACGTCGACGTCGGTGACGGTGGGGGCGGCGGAACTGGAGACGAGGACGGCGCGGGTCACGCGCCGAACGCTACCCGCGCCTCCAGGCCGTGGACCGCACTGACCGGCCCGAACCGGTGCGTCAGCCGAACAGGATCGCGGCCTCGTCGAAGCGCGACTGCGGGACGGTCTTGAGCTCGCCGAGCGCGTCCGCGAAAGAGACGTGCACGATCTCGGTGCCGCGCAGCGCGACCATGCGTCCCCAGCGCTCCTCGACGACGGAGTCGACCGCGGCCAGCCCCAGGCGCGTCGAGAGCACCCGGTCGTAGGCGGTCGGCGTGCCGCCGCGCTGGATGTGCCCGAGGGTCGTCGCGCGCGTCTCGATGCCCGTCATCTCCTCGATCAGCGGCGCGAGGCGCTCGCCGATGCCGCCCAGCCGCGGACGGCCGAACGCGTCGAGGCCGCGCTCGGAGTGCGCGTTGTCCTCGTGGTCGGGGACGAAGCCCTCGGCGACGACGACGAGCGGGGCCCGTCCGCGGTCGTACGCCGACCGCACCCAGGCGGCGATCTGCGCGAGCGAGGTCTTCTGCTCGGGGATCAGGATCGCGTGCGCGCCCGCGGCCATGCCGGACTGCAGCGCGATCCAGCCCACGTGCCGTCCCATCACCTCGGCGACCATGCAGCGGGAGTGCGACTCGCCGGTGGTGCGCAGGCGGTCCATGGCCTCGGTCGCGATCTCCACCGCGGTGTCGAAGCCGAACGTGTAGTCCGTCGCGCCGAGGTCGTTGTCGACGGTCTTCGGGACACCGACGATCTTCAGCCCGGCGTCGGTCAGGCGCTTTGCTGCCGCAAGGGTGCCCTCGCCGCCGATCGCGATCAGGGCGTCGATCCCGTGGCGCTCGAGGACGCGCTGGATGTTCTCGACGCCGCCCTTCTCGCCCTCGAACGGGTTCGTCCGGCTGGTGCCGAGGATCGTGCCGCCCTGCTTGGCGATGCCCTGGATGTCCTTGCGGCCGAGCGGGACGATGTCGCCCTCGACGACACCGCGCCAGCCGTCCCGGAACCCGACGAACTCGTACCCGTGGATCGCGATGCCCTTGAGGACCGCGGCCCGGATCACCGCGTTGAGTCCGGGGCAGTCGCCGCCGGACGTGAGGATGCCGATGCGCATGGGGAACTCCGTTGTCGGGTGGGTGGGACAGGACCCATCTTGGCCGACGGTGGTTTCGCTTACCATCCCTGTCATGCAGCAGGTCCGTCTCGCCCCGCGTCCGTCAGGGGACACCCGGCTCGACACCGTGTACCGACCAGCAGGACCCGTGGACGTGGCCGCGACGCTCCGGCCCCTGCAGCGCGGCTCCGGCGACCCGGCCTTCCGCGTGGTGGGGTCGGACGTCTGGCTCGCCCTGCGGACGCCGGCCGGCCCGGCGTCGGTGGCGATCCGCCAGGCTGGCGACACGATCGCGATCTCGGCGTGGGGCGACGGCGCCGCGTGGGCGGTGCAGCACGGGCCCGACCTGGTCGGCCGCGGGGACGACTGGAGCGACCTCGACGTGTCGGGACACGGGTTCCTGGCCGACGCCCGGCACCGGCAGCCCGGGCTCCGGCTGTGCCGCACGAACACCGTGGTCGCGATGCTCGTGCCGGCGGTCATGGAGCAGAAGGTCACGTCACGCCAGGCCTGGGGTGCGTGGCGGTACCTGCTCCGCCGCCACGGCACGCCCGCACCCGGTCCCGCCCCGGCC
This genomic interval carries:
- a CDS encoding MDR family oxidoreductase — its product is MTRAVLVSSSAAPTVTDVDVPDAGEGEALVDVVYSSVNYKDGLALARDPGVARIDPLVPGIDVVGTVAAVGPGVHQVRIGDRVVLNGAGAGENRHGGWTTRAVVPADALVVLPDGVGDDFAAAIGTAGFTAALSVLALARFVDPTDGPVLVTGSSGGVGSVAIPLLAGRGYRVTASTGRTGNADALRALGATDVVDRATLSDRGRPMQKATWAGAVDSVGGATLANLLASTRWGGAVTACGLAQDVELHTTVLPFILRGVSLLGINSVDAPAALRRQAWDLLAAELDPALLTDVTRTVTLSDAIAVGPEVVAGRVHGRTIVDVRR
- a CDS encoding 6-phosphofructokinase, giving the protein MRIGILTSGGDCPGLNAVIRAAVLKGIAIHGYEFVGFRDGWRGVVEGDIVPLGRKDIQGIAKQGGTILGTSRTNPFEGEKGGVENIQRVLERHGIDALIAIGGEGTLAAAKRLTDAGLKIVGVPKTVDNDLGATDYTFGFDTAVEIATEAMDRLRTTGESHSRCMVAEVMGRHVGWIALQSGMAAGAHAILIPEQKTSLAQIAAWVRSAYDRGRAPLVVVAEGFVPDHEDNAHSERGLDAFGRPRLGGIGERLAPLIEEMTGIETRATTLGHIQRGGTPTAYDRVLSTRLGLAAVDSVVEERWGRMVALRGTEIVHVSFADALGELKTVPQSRFDEAAILFG
- a CDS encoding DNA-3-methyladenine glycosylase 2 family protein — protein: MQQVRLAPRPSGDTRLDTVYRPAGPVDVAATLRPLQRGSGDPAFRVVGSDVWLALRTPAGPASVAIRQAGDTIAISAWGDGAAWAVQHGPDLVGRGDDWSDLDVSGHGFLADARHRQPGLRLCRTNTVVAMLVPAVMEQKVTSRQAWGAWRYLLRRHGTPAPGPAPAGMVVPPSADEWARIPSWEWHRAGIEPGRSATVMRAVRVAPAIERTLALGRGGSVVAARLQTIPGVGVWTAAETTQRSHGDPDSPSVGDFHVPALVGWALTGGPVDDDGMLELLEPWRGHRHRVVRLIGGSGFRKPAFGPRMTIQDHRGH